A genomic window from Silene latifolia isolate original U9 population chromosome Y, ASM4854445v1, whole genome shotgun sequence includes:
- the LOC141630038 gene encoding uncharacterized protein LOC141630038 — MRRFLPRDYEQDNYLKLQSLEQGSMSVTEYIKEFEKMSIVCDLEEKEELRVARFIKGLTPAISTKVEIQNYDGFSDVCRLALKFEKHDKARKPYTYSKGQSSGTNSYSRPAPSKAKETPKEEPKDKGKGVAEPKGSSLRRCFKCQGYGHIANECPQKRALTAQELCDMIPVFVTPEDETVQGNVETDGEGIVYDLDPLSEEECLVLRNLHMETGSAENEQREQIFHTRCKVNRKICNLIIDSGSCANVVARDLVDELKLQTKDRVKPYKLHWLNGENGIQVKKQALVSLNLGPYTDEVSCDIIPMNACHILLGRPWQFDRKVEHDGRANVYSVMKGNVRYNLKPMSPNKIKESKTKKGSMFMEAREVEEALARGERTYVLLDELPDGLPPLRGIEHQIDLIPGAALPNKPAYRCNPEEAKELQRQVQELIDRGYVQESLSPCVVPALLVPKKEGTWRMCIDSRAKLYGKLEKCTFMVSSVVFLGCIVGKDGVSMDPSKVDAIQAWPVPKSTTEVRSFHGLASFYRRFIQGFSSIVAPITELTKKGEFVWTNSAQKAFEEVKRKLCSGPVLALPDFNKLFEVECDASGVGIGIVLIQEKRPIAYFSEKLNGARLNYSTYDKEFYAIVRALDHWSHYLHPKPFILHFDHEALKHIHGQQKLNQRHAKWTGSSNIVADALSRRHSLLIELDARILGFEHIKELYKSDPEFSKEIIDPTGLYTVQDGYLFKGNRLCIPNGSIRELLVREAHGGAIAGHFGVNKTSDILSEHFYWPRMNKDVQEIVAKCVVCQKAKSTFTKGLYTPPALYSHGMR, encoded by the exons ATGAGGCGATTCCTGCCAAGGGATTATGAGCAAGATAACTACTTAAAGCTCCAATCTTTAGAGCAAGGAAGCATGTCGGTGACTGAATATATCAAAGAATTCGAGAAGATGTCAATTGTGTGCGATCTTGAGGAGAAAGAAGAGCTAAGGGTGGCGAGATTCATCAAGGGCCTAACACCCGCTATTTCAACGAAAGTAGAAATCCAGAACTACGATGGATTTAGCGATGTTTGCAGATTGGCGTTGAAATTTGAGAAGCATGATAAGGCACGAAAACCTTATACTTATTCCAAGGGACAAAGTTCGGGAACCAACTCATATTCCAGGCCAGCTCCTAGCAAGGCTAAAGAAACCCCGAAAGAAGAACCCAAGGACAAAGGAAAGGGTGTTGCCGAGCCAAAAGGGAGTTCTTTGAGGCGTTGTTTCAAGTGTCAAGGCTATGGTCATATAGCAAACGAATGTCCTCAGAAACGAGCCCTAACAGCTCAAGAATTATGTGATATGATTCCAGTATTTGTCACGCCAGAAGATGAAACAGTTCAAGGTAATGTTGAAACTGATGGTGAGGGGATAGTCTAcgatttggatccgttgagtgaAGAGGAGTGTTTAGTGCTGCGTAATTTACATATGGAAACGGGTTCAGCTGAGAATGAACAACGGGAGCAAATCTTCCATACTCGGTGCAAGGTAAAccgtaaaatttgcaatcttattATTGATAGTGGATCGTGTGCTAATGTAGTAGCAAGGGACCTTGTTGATGAACTGAAATTGCAAACTAAAGACCGAGTTAAACCATATAAATTACATTGGCTGAATGGGGAGAATGGGATCCAAGTTAAGAAACAGGCCTTAGTTTCGTTGAATCTAGGACCCTATACTGATGAGGTGTCGTGCGATATAATTCCTATGAATGCATGCCACATTCTGTTGGGTAGGCCTTGGCAATTCGATAGAAAGGTTGAACATGACGGGAGAGCCAATGTGTATAGCGTGATGAAGGGTAATGTGAGATATAATCTGAAACCTATGTCCCCTAATAAGATTAAAGAGTCTAAAACAAAGAAGGGGAGTATGTTTATGGAGGCTCGGGAGGTTGAAGAGGCTTTAGCTCGTGGGGAACGAACTTATGTGCTGCTG GATGAATTACCAGATGGGTTACCTCCTTTACGTGGTATTGAACACCAAATAGATCTGATTCCAGGGGCGGCATTGCCTAATAAGCCGGCCTATCGCTGTAATCCAGAGGAAGCAAAGGAGTTACAGAGACAAGTCCAAGAATTGATAGATAGGGGATATGTTCAAGAGAGCTTAAGTCCATGTGTGGTGCCTGCGTTATTAGTGCCAAAGAAGGAAGGGACTTGGAGAATGTGTATTGATAGTAGAGCG AAGCTTTATGGTAAGTTGGAAAAATGTACTTTTATGGTCTCAAGTGTTGTCTTTCTTGGTTGTATTGTGGGAAAAGACGGAGTAAGTATGGACCCATCCAAGGTCGATGCTATTCAAGCCTGGCCAGTTCCGAAATCAACTACAGAGGTGCGAAGCTTTCATGGTTTAGCATCATTTTATAGACGGTTCATCCAGGGTTTTAGCTCGATTGTGGCTCCAATTACAGAGCTAACCAAGAAGGGAGAGTTCGTGTGGACTAACAGCGCCCAGAAGGCGTTTGAAGAAGTGAAACGCAAGCTATGCTCTGGACCTGTTTTAGCACTACCtgattttaataaattgtttgaagtcgagtgtgatgcaAGTGGTGTTGGGATTGGTATCGTGTTAATACAAGAAAAGAGGCCTATTGCATATTTCAGCGAGAAATTAAACGGTGCAAGGTTGAACTATTCAACCTATGACAAGGAGTTTTATGCAATCGTGAGAGCATTGgatcattggagtcattatctgcATCCGAAGCCGTTTATTTTACATTTTGATCACGAGGCTCTTAAACACATCCATGGACAGCAAAAGTTAAATcaaagacatgccaaatgg acGGGAAGTTCTAATATCGTGGCTGATGCATTATCACGAAGGCATTCATTGTTGATTGAGTTGGATGCAAGGATTCTTGGTTTCGAACATATCAAGGAACTGTACAAGTCTGATCCAGAATTTTCAAAGGAAATCATTGATCCGACAGGTTTGTATACTGTTCAGGATGGCTATCTCTTCAAGGGTAATCGGCTATGCATTCCGAATGGGTCGATTAGGGAGTTGTTGGTACGAGAAGCTCATGGCGGGGCTATTGCTGGACACTTTGGAGTTAATAAGACGAGTGACATCCTAAGTGAACACTTCTACTGGCCGAGAATGAATAAGGACGTGCAAGAGATTGTGGCGAAATGCGTGGTATGTCAAAAGGCTAAAAGCACGTTCACCAAGGGCTTGTATACACCGCCCGCACTGTACAGCCATGGAATGaggtaa